In the genome of Photobacterium sp. TY1-4, one region contains:
- a CDS encoding ABC transporter ATP-binding protein, with product MLKRAEWAELTQLFALMKKHRVGYVAGLLGHAITETIIMISLAFIMRDMINAIIAQDMDSLRQSSFAVIGMGIFTGLTFIIFGKLFFHGLFKNLADIRLQLFDHLSAGRLGDIERYHPGELLSRVNSDVDAVSEVFGYQFRQLIFTLLTGFCAVVAMMLIDWMVGIVLVTVAILTALANRYYAGKMRVVSDRIQSTLGRMSAAAMDAVYGAKEVRIYQMQSAQHVRYEEGNGQWLSDTKANSRLRARLELANFNLKILNFSGMLVLGAVLMAMGVTPLGEIVAMIQLLTALNMTFRELGGLVAYLQKSLAGAKRIFELFALPGEEVEQQQTNRPAAQQPAQPPETACPDLIQPLIDIRGLSFAYPTGKPVLRELSFSVQAGETIAIVGPSGSGKSTLMKLLLRLYQPSAGTVAIAGQTRETLDTDRWRRYFSYIPQDSFLFSNSIKTNLAYGRPDCSMADIEQAARSAGCAPFISTLPQGYDTQLSEGGGNVSGGQKQRLAIARALVKDAEILIMDEPTASLDARTEAEIQAELDVLLRHKTAIVIAHRLKTIRRADRILVLVDGCLVEQGSHETLMQQQGAYFDLVMQSEQEEVTVA from the coding sequence ATGCTTAAACGCGCGGAATGGGCTGAGTTGACACAACTGTTTGCTCTGATGAAAAAGCACCGGGTGGGCTATGTGGCCGGTTTGCTCGGACATGCCATCACCGAAACCATCATCATGATCTCACTGGCTTTCATCATGCGGGACATGATCAACGCCATTATCGCCCAGGATATGGACAGCCTTCGCCAGTCCAGCTTTGCCGTGATTGGCATGGGTATCTTCACCGGTCTGACTTTTATTATTTTCGGCAAGCTGTTTTTTCACGGGCTGTTTAAGAACCTTGCAGATATTCGGTTGCAGTTATTTGACCATTTATCTGCAGGACGGCTGGGCGATATTGAGCGATACCATCCGGGGGAGCTGCTGTCACGGGTGAACAGCGATGTCGACGCGGTCTCGGAAGTGTTCGGGTATCAGTTCCGACAGCTGATTTTTACCCTGCTGACCGGTTTCTGCGCCGTTGTCGCCATGATGTTGATTGACTGGATGGTCGGGATTGTCCTGGTCACCGTGGCGATTCTGACGGCTCTGGCGAATCGATACTATGCCGGCAAGATGCGGGTGGTCAGTGACCGCATCCAGAGCACCCTGGGGCGGATGTCCGCGGCGGCGATGGACGCGGTGTACGGCGCCAAAGAAGTTCGGATCTACCAGATGCAATCGGCGCAGCATGTCCGTTACGAGGAGGGAAACGGGCAGTGGCTGAGCGATACCAAAGCCAATAGCCGGCTCAGGGCGCGGCTGGAGCTGGCGAACTTCAACCTTAAAATCCTCAACTTTTCGGGCATGCTGGTGCTTGGCGCGGTGCTGATGGCGATGGGCGTGACGCCGTTGGGGGAGATTGTGGCCATGATCCAGCTGCTGACGGCGTTGAACATGACGTTCCGTGAGCTGGGCGGTCTGGTGGCATACCTGCAGAAATCACTGGCGGGGGCCAAACGGATCTTTGAACTCTTCGCCCTGCCGGGGGAAGAGGTGGAACAGCAACAGACAAACCGACCCGCCGCGCAACAACCCGCGCAACCCCCCGAGACGGCGTGCCCGGATCTGATCCAGCCGCTGATTGATATTCGGGGACTGTCGTTTGCCTATCCGACCGGGAAGCCGGTGCTGCGTGAGTTGTCTTTTTCGGTTCAGGCCGGGGAAACCATTGCGATTGTGGGACCGAGCGGCTCCGGAAAATCGACCCTGATGAAACTGCTGCTTCGCCTATACCAGCCGTCGGCCGGGACGGTCGCCATTGCCGGCCAGACCCGGGAAACGCTGGATACTGACCGCTGGCGCCGGTATTTCTCCTATATTCCCCAGGACTCTTTCCTGTTCTCCAACTCGATCAAAACCAACCTGGCTTACGGTCGTCCGGATTGTTCGATGGCGGACATTGAGCAGGCGGCCCGCAGTGCCGGATGCGCCCCGTTTATCTCAACGCTGCCGCAGGGGTACGACACTCAGCTCAGCGAGGGGGGAGGCAATGTGTCCGGCGGCCAGAAACAGCGCCTGGCGATAGCGCGGGCGCTGGTGAAAGACGCCGAGATTTTGATCATGGACGAGCCAACCGCCTCGCTGGATGCGCGGACGGAAGCGGAAATACAGGCCGAACTCGATGTCTTGCTGCGGCATAAAACCGCCATTGTGATTGCGCACCGGCTGAAAACGATCCGCCGGGCTGATCGGATCCTGGTCCTGGTCGACGGATGTCTGGTCGAGCAGGGAAGCCACGAGACGTTGATGCAACAGCAAGGGGCCTATTTTGATTTAGTGATGCAATCTGAACAGGAAGAGGTGACGGTCGCATGA
- a CDS encoding ABC transporter ATP-binding protein: protein MGASRSDLKLLSRLLGEAFVFKKLLLGVIVAAFGTVAAGVAETYLLKTIIDQSTAGQLNGLVGYLFLLLAVLTIGATATYFRFKLSGYFSGCFVHRLNQRLFAKVTSISVAELDKYDAGDMVARFSSDIRKINTFAEVSLPLLILHPVMFVMGAVYLGVLDLQLLLLSMIPIPVGFLLIMLMTRSMSQLSLNTQTYFGRGFAVLAEMLAGFSTMKVFQLRGFLYQAFQQQMDTGLSSQLRLVERYAWMGPVQVMIRLVPSIVCLIVGGNRALSGDFSLGELIAFFYLLNFVIDPVAQLPAHIAGCKDALGAGKRIFQVLDEKDEQFDNIRLRQGDQSALVLEDVGLVYQPSHAQSVTALRDIALTLRPGEKVAIVGESGSGKSSLLNVLCGFYPHTGAIHLTVNENETQGPLGEAYRARLSVVNQSTFLFPVSILDNIRLARPDATELEVIHAAQKAYADNFIRELPQGYQTVLGDDGNALSYGQKQRISLARAFLKSSPILMMDEPTASLDATSESLVEQAILQEADDRTVILITHKLAITPEMDRIVVLDQGNVVENGSYHDLMAKRGAFYQLHQAYFQHTAQKELSHA from the coding sequence ATGGGTGCTTCCCGCTCTGATCTGAAGCTGCTTTCCCGGCTGCTCGGAGAGGCTTTTGTCTTTAAAAAACTGCTGCTTGGGGTGATTGTTGCTGCGTTCGGCACGGTCGCGGCCGGGGTCGCAGAAACCTATTTGCTCAAAACGATTATTGATCAGTCCACGGCCGGGCAGTTGAACGGCCTGGTCGGTTATCTTTTCCTGTTGCTGGCCGTCCTGACGATCGGGGCCACGGCAACGTATTTTCGCTTTAAGCTGTCCGGCTATTTCAGCGGGTGCTTCGTCCATCGGCTGAACCAGCGGCTGTTTGCCAAAGTAACGTCCATTTCCGTGGCCGAACTGGATAAATACGACGCCGGGGATATGGTCGCGCGCTTTAGCAGCGACATCCGAAAAATCAACACGTTTGCGGAAGTCAGCCTACCGCTGTTGATCCTGCATCCGGTGATGTTTGTGATGGGGGCGGTGTATTTGGGCGTACTGGATCTGCAATTGCTGCTGCTCAGCATGATTCCGATTCCGGTCGGCTTCTTGTTGATCATGTTGATGACCCGCTCGATGTCTCAGTTATCTTTGAATACGCAAACTTATTTTGGTCGCGGTTTTGCGGTGCTGGCGGAGATGCTGGCGGGCTTTTCGACCATGAAAGTGTTCCAGCTCAGGGGCTTTTTATATCAGGCCTTCCAGCAGCAGATGGATACCGGGTTATCGAGCCAGCTCCGGCTCGTGGAGCGGTATGCGTGGATGGGACCGGTGCAGGTCATGATCCGCCTGGTGCCCAGCATTGTCTGTCTGATTGTCGGGGGCAACCGTGCCCTGTCCGGCGATTTCAGCCTGGGAGAGCTGATCGCTTTCTTCTACCTGTTGAATTTTGTGATTGATCCGGTGGCGCAACTGCCGGCCCATATTGCCGGGTGTAAAGATGCACTCGGGGCCGGGAAACGGATCTTCCAGGTGCTGGATGAAAAGGACGAGCAGTTCGACAACATTCGGTTGCGCCAGGGCGACCAGTCTGCGCTGGTGCTGGAGGACGTCGGGCTGGTGTATCAGCCGTCGCATGCGCAAAGCGTGACGGCGCTGCGCGACATCGCCCTGACGCTCAGGCCGGGTGAGAAGGTTGCGATCGTCGGTGAAAGCGGTAGCGGCAAGAGTAGTCTGCTGAATGTCCTGTGCGGGTTTTATCCGCACACCGGGGCGATTCACCTGACCGTCAATGAGAACGAGACTCAGGGTCCGCTCGGCGAAGCGTATCGCGCCCGGTTGTCTGTGGTGAACCAAAGTACTTTCCTGTTCCCGGTCTCGATTCTGGACAATATTCGTCTGGCCCGGCCCGATGCGACAGAGCTGGAGGTGATCCACGCTGCGCAAAAAGCGTATGCCGACAATTTTATCCGCGAGCTGCCCCAAGGGTATCAGACCGTGCTGGGAGATGACGGCAATGCTCTCTCCTACGGTCAGAAACAGCGGATCTCGCTGGCGCGGGCCTTTTTGAAATCCTCGCCGATCCTGATGATGGATGAGCCGACGGCTTCCCTGGATGCCACCAGTGAAAGCCTGGTCGAGCAGGCCATTTTGCAGGAGGCGGATGATCGGACCGTGATCCTGATCACCCATAAACTGGCGATCACCCCTGAAATGGACCGCATCGTGGTGCTGGATCAAGGGAACGTGGTTGAAAACGGGAGTTATCACGACTTGATGGCAAAACGCGGGGCGTTTTATCAACTGCATCAGGCCTATTTTCAGCACACGGCCCAGAAGGAGCTAAGTCATGCTTAA
- a CDS encoding beta-ketoacyl synthase N-terminal-like domain-containing protein translates to MSENKELARYLLEQVQKGEFDKGHALALIKALGAGQSRAEVAIVGIACRFSAAENPDAFWHKLVREKTGGGTYSSQRHADMRYLFGEPAVPKDAGICINNLLSDVDRFDAGQFALLAKEAQLMDPGQRELLLSVWQAIDDAGFTPQQWMNTNTGVFVGMDDNGRFDLKRYVRHQSLYSSMGSMTGWFPGRVATTLNLEGPCLAIDTGCSSGLVALDTAVNAIRSKQCEQAVVSAVNLVNLYQSTAADGMEGMNATTPTSAAFDDHANGMLWGEGVCTLIIKPLRSAVAAGDHIYGVIRGTAVNHDGQAVRQGKVLQKAWQDGQIEPQLLDYIEAHGTGTHLGDSIELSSITNAFKPYTTQKQFCGLGSLMANIGHTAGVSGLARVIKVLLAMKYDRLPPSPNFNIPNHHMQLEQSPVYIQDRLTAWPNPGKKKLAGISAFSMNKTNCHVVIEEYVAPEKDRPAVPYVLTVSGDDPEQLKAQCNAMAARIRQDDTLVLGDVCFTANTGRQLRRHVLTLAFTSRAECLRQLAAAGVLLGSQIDSENTGAWPRGVLYHALDPVPMAARSLHLPSAADTIDPHPQSQPQLQLLAQVDAIYRAGQRVDWASLYQGHAFQRVSLPGYPRNTERCWPPHTVLIPSPAGGEAPREPEAEPQQAHVRLTGHQDDAYTATEQVIGDVWGELFALDTLAVDRSFVDYGGNSLSAAVMVQSLSHRLHKSVKADLLYRHQTITALAAAIDAVPVVDLQVLPAIQAVITGERPISSTQAFMLEVSQTLNNPGHLTVGAVLSVQYALEPQVVRDCVQYLDRYFDILRARFTHTEAGWRQEVLSPAETVNFHLVDLTGVAEDERKQVVEQTVNQSIYEFNLTSGPLYAVTLFTQGEGQPVYLAAYFHHVLMDAFSLNLYMGHLLSLSQQVAHGGPLSLGEKPLSYYQFIDESQRYAREIQAEQADFMTRTPLEQLPLLPRDIPDGINYRYAKDMVKQVFDRELTEKLCRQLVKQHQVTVIDILVAALAHTIARWTQHEWVEIHSVITGRDVILDRSHDFSKTLGLFAVGCDLVLRDRQSESPLAYLLDVQSQLQSLPAKGCGNFITQNIEQRQPGSRYEYLRKQVSINYLGDMFEVDEASPARVVDDIVIDIDDSHLVHADILDVRGSIQNGQLTMIWGFSRNIHDEATIRELSEHFRDFLNHLAECC, encoded by the coding sequence ATGAGTGAAAACAAGGAACTGGCGCGCTATCTGCTGGAACAGGTCCAAAAGGGAGAGTTTGATAAAGGCCATGCACTGGCCTTAATCAAGGCCCTCGGAGCCGGCCAGTCCCGCGCAGAGGTCGCCATTGTCGGGATAGCCTGCCGCTTCTCTGCGGCAGAGAACCCGGACGCGTTCTGGCATAAGCTGGTCCGGGAGAAAACCGGCGGCGGCACCTATTCGTCGCAGCGGCATGCTGATATGCGGTATCTGTTCGGGGAGCCGGCGGTGCCGAAAGATGCCGGGATTTGTATTAATAACCTCCTGAGTGACGTCGATCGGTTCGATGCCGGGCAGTTTGCGTTGCTCGCCAAAGAAGCGCAGTTGATGGATCCGGGTCAGCGAGAGCTGTTGCTGTCGGTCTGGCAGGCCATTGATGATGCCGGATTTACCCCCCAGCAGTGGATGAACACCAATACCGGTGTCTTCGTCGGCATGGATGATAACGGCCGCTTTGATCTGAAACGCTATGTCCGCCACCAGAGCCTGTACAGCAGCATGGGGTCGATGACCGGGTGGTTTCCGGGACGGGTGGCCACGACCCTCAATCTGGAAGGACCGTGCCTGGCCATTGACACCGGCTGCTCTTCGGGGCTGGTGGCGTTGGATACGGCGGTCAATGCGATCCGCAGCAAGCAGTGTGAGCAGGCCGTGGTGTCTGCGGTGAATCTGGTGAATCTGTACCAGAGTACGGCGGCGGACGGCATGGAGGGGATGAATGCCACGACCCCGACCAGCGCCGCGTTTGATGATCACGCCAACGGCATGTTGTGGGGGGAAGGGGTGTGTACGCTGATCATCAAACCGCTTCGGAGCGCCGTGGCAGCCGGCGATCACATCTACGGGGTGATTCGGGGCACGGCCGTGAATCATGACGGACAGGCGGTCCGGCAGGGCAAGGTGCTGCAAAAGGCCTGGCAGGACGGGCAAATTGAACCGCAATTGCTGGATTATATTGAAGCCCACGGCACCGGGACTCATCTGGGAGATTCCATTGAGTTATCTTCCATTACCAATGCGTTCAAGCCGTATACGACCCAAAAACAGTTCTGCGGACTGGGCTCGCTGATGGCCAATATCGGCCACACGGCCGGTGTCTCCGGCCTGGCGCGGGTTATCAAAGTCTTGCTTGCGATGAAGTATGATCGGTTGCCGCCATCACCGAACTTCAATATTCCCAATCACCATATGCAGCTGGAGCAGTCGCCGGTCTATATTCAGGATCGGCTCACGGCCTGGCCGAACCCGGGCAAGAAAAAGCTGGCCGGGATCAGCGCGTTCAGCATGAACAAAACCAATTGTCATGTGGTGATCGAAGAGTATGTTGCACCGGAGAAAGACCGTCCGGCGGTGCCGTATGTGCTGACCGTTTCCGGTGATGATCCGGAGCAACTGAAAGCGCAGTGCAACGCGATGGCGGCACGTATCCGGCAGGATGACACCCTGGTGTTGGGCGATGTGTGTTTTACGGCCAATACCGGACGGCAGTTGCGACGCCATGTGCTGACGCTTGCCTTCACGTCCCGGGCGGAGTGCTTGCGGCAGCTGGCAGCTGCCGGTGTTCTGCTGGGCAGTCAGATTGACAGCGAGAATACCGGGGCGTGGCCACGCGGGGTGCTTTACCATGCGTTGGATCCGGTACCGATGGCCGCCAGATCGCTGCATCTGCCTTCGGCTGCAGATACTATCGATCCTCATCCTCAATCCCAACCTCAACTTCAACTCCTGGCGCAAGTTGATGCCATCTACCGGGCGGGTCAGCGGGTGGACTGGGCATCCCTGTATCAGGGGCATGCCTTTCAGCGAGTCAGTTTACCGGGATACCCGAGAAATACCGAGCGCTGCTGGCCGCCGCATACCGTGCTGATTCCGAGCCCTGCGGGTGGAGAAGCGCCCCGTGAGCCGGAAGCTGAACCGCAGCAGGCCCATGTGCGTCTCACCGGGCATCAGGACGATGCCTACACGGCGACAGAGCAGGTGATTGGCGATGTCTGGGGCGAGCTGTTTGCACTCGACACCCTGGCGGTTGACCGCAGTTTTGTGGATTACGGCGGCAACTCATTGAGTGCTGCGGTGATGGTCCAGAGCCTGAGCCATCGTCTGCATAAATCGGTCAAAGCCGATCTGCTGTACCGGCATCAGACCATTACCGCACTGGCAGCGGCAATCGATGCGGTGCCTGTGGTCGATCTGCAGGTCCTTCCGGCGATCCAGGCGGTGATCACCGGGGAGCGGCCGATCAGCTCAACGCAGGCTTTTATGCTGGAAGTGAGTCAGACACTGAACAATCCGGGGCACCTGACGGTTGGTGCCGTCCTGTCGGTGCAGTATGCCCTGGAGCCGCAGGTGGTGCGGGACTGTGTCCAGTATCTTGATCGCTACTTTGACATCCTGCGGGCGCGTTTTACCCACACAGAAGCGGGGTGGCGCCAGGAGGTGCTGTCGCCGGCGGAGACGGTGAATTTCCATCTGGTGGATCTCACCGGGGTGGCAGAAGACGAGCGCAAGCAGGTGGTTGAGCAGACGGTGAACCAGAGCATTTACGAGTTCAACCTGACCTCGGGGCCGCTCTATGCAGTCACCCTGTTTACACAGGGGGAAGGCCAGCCGGTTTACCTTGCGGCTTATTTCCACCATGTCCTGATGGATGCGTTTTCCCTCAATCTCTATATGGGTCATCTGTTGTCACTGAGCCAACAGGTGGCGCATGGCGGTCCGCTGAGTCTGGGTGAAAAGCCATTGTCGTATTACCAGTTCATTGACGAAAGCCAGCGTTACGCGCGGGAAATCCAGGCGGAGCAGGCGGACTTCATGACCCGGACACCGCTGGAACAATTGCCGTTGCTGCCGCGGGATATCCCGGACGGGATTAACTATCGCTACGCCAAGGACATGGTCAAGCAGGTCTTTGACCGGGAGCTGACCGAGAAGCTGTGCCGCCAGTTGGTGAAGCAGCATCAGGTCACGGTGATCGATATTTTGGTCGCGGCCTTGGCGCATACCATCGCCCGCTGGACGCAGCATGAGTGGGTGGAAATCCATAGTGTGATCACCGGGCGGGATGTGATTCTGGACCGCAGCCATGATTTCAGCAAAACGCTGGGACTGTTTGCCGTGGGTTGTGATCTGGTCCTGCGAGACCGTCAGAGCGAGTCGCCGCTGGCGTATCTGCTGGATGTCCAGTCGCAGCTGCAGTCCCTGCCGGCCAAAGGGTGCGGGAACTTCATCACCCAGAATATCGAACAGCGTCAACCGGGCAGTCGATACGAGTACCTTCGCAAGCAGGTGTCGATCAATTACCTGGGCGATATGTTCGAGGTGGATGAAGCCAGCCCGGCCCGGGTGGTGGACGATATTGTGATTGATATCGACGACTCTCATCTGGTTCATGCCGATATTCTGGATGTCCGGGGAAGTATTCAAAATGGTCAGTTGACTATGATTTGGGGCTTTAGCCGGAACATCCACGACGAAGCAACGATCCGGGAGCTCTCCGAGCATTTCCGGGACTTCCTGAACCACCTGGCCGAGTGCTGCTAG